A genomic segment from Diospyros lotus cultivar Yz01 chromosome 5, ASM1463336v1, whole genome shotgun sequence encodes:
- the LOC127802494 gene encoding putative invertase inhibitor, with protein MKHFFPFILLSFSIFFLSFNATAAQTLIRETCQACCQRDPNLKFAFCTTSLDAAPASRCASLRGLGMIAIRLVRFNVTDARCHIKQLLKDKKIDAHVKPYLRDCLELYSDAIPSVKEAMKCYNSKKYLDANVQMSYVMDAATTCEDGFQEMKDGVSPLTKRNNDTFGLSAIALSIMHMLQTGSNY; from the coding sequence ATGAAGCATTTCTTCCCCTtcattctcctctctttctccattttcttcctctccttcaaTGCCACTGCAGCCCAAACCCTCATCCGTGAAACCTGCCAGGCATGCTGTCAACGAGACCCCAACCTAAAATTCGCCTTCTGCACCACCTCCCTCGACGCGGCCCCCGCCAGCCGCTGCGCGAGCCTCCGGGGACTCGGGATGATCGCTATCAGGCTTGTTCGGTTCAACGTCACCGACGCGCGGTGCCATATCAAGCAGCTGCTCAAGGACAAGAAGATTGACGCCCATGTCAAGCCATACCTGAGAGACTGCCTGGAGCTCTACTCCGATGCCATTCCTTCGGTGAAAGAAGCGATGAAATGCTACAACTCAAAGAAGTATCTTGATGCCAATGTTCAGATGAGCTATGTTATGGATGCCGCTACGACTTGTGAAGATGGGTTCCAGGAGATGAAGGATGGGGTTTCGCCATTGACGAAGAGAAATAATGACACTTTTGGGCTCTCTGCCATAGCTCTTTCCATTATGCATATGCTTCAGACTGGTTCAAATTATTAA